One genomic region from Rosa rugosa chromosome 1, drRosRugo1.1, whole genome shotgun sequence encodes:
- the LOC133725397 gene encoding receptor-like protein EIX2 isoform X2, which produces MEHSTASFLLLSLLLLSGTSYLDTVTLGFCHADANVGCMDIERKALLKLREGLADPSDRLSSWVGVDCCKWRGIGCNKTTGRVDSLNLRNPYVDVSESDDGTLHALGENSDIGGQLPRNLGMLCNLQSLELSINKVTGEITEFIDSLSTCTNSSLERLDLGYNSLTGNLPNSLGLLKKLRHLTLWSNSFQGSIPESIGNLTSLEEFYLARNKLGGVIPESFGQLSSLVAVDLSENTWEGVVTEAHFLKLRSLKDVSIQKASPNISLVFNISSNWIPPFKLRYLNLRSCQLGPKFPAWLRNQTELVTVVLNNDKIVDTIPDWFWQLDLLLDELDVAYNQLSGKVPNSLRFSYPATVDLSSNLFEGPLPLWSSNITSLDLRDNFFSGPIPSNIGDVMPSLSDLDISRNGLSGSIPLSLGNLSLLTTMVLSNNYLSGEIPHFWNNIPFLYIVDMSNNSLSGTIPRSMDSLGSLLYLILSSNNLSGELPSLRNCTGMKSLDLGENKFFGNIPAWIGESMLSLLILRLSSNSFTGSIPSNLCGLSNLHILDLSHNNLSGHIPRCVGNLSGLKTSLFSDKDTSYLYQGKLKVVAKGRVQDFDPTLYLVNSLDLSNNNLSGEMPRELTSLIKLWTLNLSMNHLTGVIPSRIGRMESIETLDLSLNQLSGSIPQSMVSLTFLNHLNLSYNNLSGTIPTGNQFNSLVDPSIYEGNAALCGYPLPDCQVNGGTPQGPSEGGEDAGFKMWGFIISMVIGFVMGFWGVCGSLIISKSWRKKYFHFTDKMIVACIRKYQGEFK; this is translated from the exons ATGGAACACAGTACTGCATCGTTCTTGCTTCTTTCACTTTTACTACTGTCAGGAACCTCATACCTTGACACAGTCACACTTGGTTTCTGCCATGCAGACGCTAATGTAGGTTGCATGGATATCGAGAGGAAAGCCCTTCTGAAGCTCAGAGAGGGACTCGCTGATCCTTCAGACCGGCTTTCATCTTGGGTTGGAGTAGATTGCTGCAAATGGAGAGGTATAGGCTGCAACAAGACAACTGGACGCGTGGACAGCCTTAATCTTCGCAACCCGTATGTAGATGTTTCGGAGAGTGATGATGGAACACTCCATGCTTTAGGAG AGAATTCAGACATCGGAGGTCAGTTGCCGAGAAACTTGGGAATGCTATGCAATTTGCAGTCTCTTGAACTTTCAATCAACAAAGTTACTGGTGAGATAACTGAGTTCATTGATAGTTTGTCTACATGCACAAACAGCAGCTTAGAGAGGTTGGATTTAGGTTATAACAGTCTGACAGGAAATTTGCCTAATTCATTGGGACTTCTTAAGAAGTTAAGACACCTCACGTTGTGGTCCAACTCATTTCAGGGTTCTATCCCAGAATCTATTGGAAACTTGACATCTTTGGAGGAATTTTACCTTGCAAGAAATAAACTGGGTGGAGTCATCCCAGAAAGTTTTGGGCAGCTCTCATCACTCGTTGCAGTAGATCTCTCTGAAAACACATGGGAAGGTGTTGTAACAGAAGCTCATTTTCTGAAACTTCGAAGCTTAAAAGACGTGTCAATCCAGAAAGCCTCCCCAAACATTTCCCTAGTTTTCAACATTAGTTCTAATTGGATACCTCCTTTCAAATTGAGATACTTGAACCTTAGATCATGCCAACTGGGTCCCAAATTTCCTGCATGGCTTCGAAATCAGACTGAGCTTGTCACGGTGGTCCTCAATAATGATAAGATTGTAGATACCATACCAGATTGGTTTTGGCAGTTAGATTTGTTATTAGATGAACTAGATGTTGCTTACAATCAACTAAGCGGCAAGGTGCCTAACTCGCTAAGGTTCAGCTATCCTGCTACTGTTGATTTGAGTTCAAACCTGTTTGAGGGGCCCCTCCCACTTTGGTCATCAAACATTACATCGCTGGACCTCAGGGATAATTTCTTTTCAGGGCCAATTCCTTCGAACATTGGTGATGTGATGCCCTCCTTGTCAGATTTAGACATCTCTAGGAACGGTTTGAGTGGAAGCATTCCCCTGTCTTTAGGTAATCTAAGCCTACTGACAACCATGGTTCTCTCAAATAATTACTTGTCTGGTGAAATTCCTCATTTCTGGAACAATATACCATTCTTGTATATTGTAGATATGTCAAACAACAGCCTCTCTGGTACAATTCCAAGATCCATGGATTCTCTTGGTTCACTCTTGTACTTGATTCTCTCTAGTAACAACTTGTCAGGCGAACTTCCTTCATTGAGAAACTGCACTGGCATGAAGAGTCTTGATCTTGGGGAAAATAAGTTCTTTGGAAACATTCCGGCGTGGATAGGAGAAAGCATGCTCTCTTTGTTGATTTTACGCTTGAGTTCCAACTCATTCACCGGAAGCATTCCTTCAAACTTGTGTGGCCTTTCCAATCTTCACATATTGGACCTCTCACACAATAACCTGTCTGGTCATATTCCCCGCTGTGTTGGTAACTTGAGTGGCTTGAAAACATCTTTATTCTCAGATAAAGATACATCATACCTTTACCAGGGAAAGTTGAAGGTAGTGGCAAAAGGAAGAGTGCAAGACTTCGATCCCACTCTCTATCTTGTTAATAGCCTAGATCTCTCAAACAATAACTTATCAGGTGAGATGCCGAGGGAGCTCACGAGCCTGATAAAGTTGTGGACCTTGAATTTATCCATGAATCATCTGACAGGAGTAATTCCATCAAGGATTGGGCGCATGGAGTCAATAGAAACTCTTGATTTGTCACTAAACCAGCTTTCAGGTTCCATTCCACAGAGTATGGTTTCATTGACATTCTTGAATCATCTAAACCTCTCATACAACAACTTGTCTGGGACAATCCCAACAGGCAACCAGTTTAACAGCCTGGTTGATCCATCAATATATGAAGGCAATGCCGCTCTTTGTGGTTATCCGTTGCCTGATTGCCAAGTCAATGGCGGAACTCCTCAGGGTCCGAGTGAAGGTGGAGAAGACGCTGGCTTTAAAATGTGGggtttcatcatcagcatggtGATCGGTTTCGTTATGGGGTTCTGGGGAGTTTGTGGGAGTT
- the LOC133725397 gene encoding receptor-like protein EIX1 isoform X1, giving the protein MEHSTASFLLLSLLLLSGTSYLDTVTLGFCHADANVGCMDIERKALLKLREGLADPSDRLSSWVGVDCCKWRGIGCNKTTGRVDSLNLRNPYVDVSESDDGTLHALGGEINPSLLVLKDLVYLDLSMNNFGGLELPSFIGSLEKITYLNLSGASFGGVIPANLGNLSKLLHLDLGNNAAESDLRWLSSLSSLQFLNLGGANLTKAAPYWLPTVNMLPSLLELHLPGCGLSILPPTLPHINFTSLLVLGLSANGFNSTLSPWLFNLTELVSLDLSMNNLNGELPETLGSSLTHLKNLDLSENSDIGGQLPRNLGMLCNLQSLELSINKVTGEITEFIDSLSTCTNSSLERLDLGYNSLTGNLPNSLGLLKKLRHLTLWSNSFQGSIPESIGNLTSLEEFYLARNKLGGVIPESFGQLSSLVAVDLSENTWEGVVTEAHFLKLRSLKDVSIQKASPNISLVFNISSNWIPPFKLRYLNLRSCQLGPKFPAWLRNQTELVTVVLNNDKIVDTIPDWFWQLDLLLDELDVAYNQLSGKVPNSLRFSYPATVDLSSNLFEGPLPLWSSNITSLDLRDNFFSGPIPSNIGDVMPSLSDLDISRNGLSGSIPLSLGNLSLLTTMVLSNNYLSGEIPHFWNNIPFLYIVDMSNNSLSGTIPRSMDSLGSLLYLILSSNNLSGELPSLRNCTGMKSLDLGENKFFGNIPAWIGESMLSLLILRLSSNSFTGSIPSNLCGLSNLHILDLSHNNLSGHIPRCVGNLSGLKTSLFSDKDTSYLYQGKLKVVAKGRVQDFDPTLYLVNSLDLSNNNLSGEMPRELTSLIKLWTLNLSMNHLTGVIPSRIGRMESIETLDLSLNQLSGSIPQSMVSLTFLNHLNLSYNNLSGTIPTGNQFNSLVDPSIYEGNAALCGYPLPDCQVNGGTPQGPSEGGEDAGFKMWGFIISMVIGFVMGFWGVCGSLIISKSWRKKYFHFTDKMIVACIRKYQGEFK; this is encoded by the coding sequence ATGGAACACAGTACTGCATCGTTCTTGCTTCTTTCACTTTTACTACTGTCAGGAACCTCATACCTTGACACAGTCACACTTGGTTTCTGCCATGCAGACGCTAATGTAGGTTGCATGGATATCGAGAGGAAAGCCCTTCTGAAGCTCAGAGAGGGACTCGCTGATCCTTCAGACCGGCTTTCATCTTGGGTTGGAGTAGATTGCTGCAAATGGAGAGGTATAGGCTGCAACAAGACAACTGGACGCGTGGACAGCCTTAATCTTCGCAACCCGTATGTAGATGTTTCGGAGAGTGATGATGGAACACTCCATGCTTTAGGAGGTGAGATCAATCCTTCATTGCTTGTTTTGAAAGATTTGGTTTACTTGGATTTGAGCATGAATAACTTTGGAGGTCTAGAACTTCCAAGTTTCATTGGATCACTAGAAAAAATAACATATCTCAATCTATCTGGTGCATCATTTGGTGGAGTAATTCCCGCCAATCTTGGAAACCTTTCAAAATTGCTTCATCTTGATCTCGGTAATAATGCTGCTGAGAGTGATCTCAGATGGCTTTCCAGTCTTTCTTCCTTACAGTTTCTTAACTTGGGAGGAGCAAACCTTACCAAGGCTGCACCATATTGGCTTCCCACTGTTAATATGCTCCCTTCACTTCTTGAATTGCATTTGCCTGGTTGTGGACTTTCCATCCTTCCACCTACTCTTCCTCATATCAATTTCACATCACTTTTGGTTCTTGGCCTCTCTGCCAATGGTTTCAACTCCACACTTTCTCCCTGGTTGTTCAATCTGACTGAACTAGTCAGCCTTGACCTAAGTATGAACAATCTCAATGGAGAACTTCCAGAAACACTCGGGAGTAGTTTGACTCATCTGAAGAACCTTGATTTGTCAGAGAATTCAGACATCGGAGGTCAGTTGCCGAGAAACTTGGGAATGCTATGCAATTTGCAGTCTCTTGAACTTTCAATCAACAAAGTTACTGGTGAGATAACTGAGTTCATTGATAGTTTGTCTACATGCACAAACAGCAGCTTAGAGAGGTTGGATTTAGGTTATAACAGTCTGACAGGAAATTTGCCTAATTCATTGGGACTTCTTAAGAAGTTAAGACACCTCACGTTGTGGTCCAACTCATTTCAGGGTTCTATCCCAGAATCTATTGGAAACTTGACATCTTTGGAGGAATTTTACCTTGCAAGAAATAAACTGGGTGGAGTCATCCCAGAAAGTTTTGGGCAGCTCTCATCACTCGTTGCAGTAGATCTCTCTGAAAACACATGGGAAGGTGTTGTAACAGAAGCTCATTTTCTGAAACTTCGAAGCTTAAAAGACGTGTCAATCCAGAAAGCCTCCCCAAACATTTCCCTAGTTTTCAACATTAGTTCTAATTGGATACCTCCTTTCAAATTGAGATACTTGAACCTTAGATCATGCCAACTGGGTCCCAAATTTCCTGCATGGCTTCGAAATCAGACTGAGCTTGTCACGGTGGTCCTCAATAATGATAAGATTGTAGATACCATACCAGATTGGTTTTGGCAGTTAGATTTGTTATTAGATGAACTAGATGTTGCTTACAATCAACTAAGCGGCAAGGTGCCTAACTCGCTAAGGTTCAGCTATCCTGCTACTGTTGATTTGAGTTCAAACCTGTTTGAGGGGCCCCTCCCACTTTGGTCATCAAACATTACATCGCTGGACCTCAGGGATAATTTCTTTTCAGGGCCAATTCCTTCGAACATTGGTGATGTGATGCCCTCCTTGTCAGATTTAGACATCTCTAGGAACGGTTTGAGTGGAAGCATTCCCCTGTCTTTAGGTAATCTAAGCCTACTGACAACCATGGTTCTCTCAAATAATTACTTGTCTGGTGAAATTCCTCATTTCTGGAACAATATACCATTCTTGTATATTGTAGATATGTCAAACAACAGCCTCTCTGGTACAATTCCAAGATCCATGGATTCTCTTGGTTCACTCTTGTACTTGATTCTCTCTAGTAACAACTTGTCAGGCGAACTTCCTTCATTGAGAAACTGCACTGGCATGAAGAGTCTTGATCTTGGGGAAAATAAGTTCTTTGGAAACATTCCGGCGTGGATAGGAGAAAGCATGCTCTCTTTGTTGATTTTACGCTTGAGTTCCAACTCATTCACCGGAAGCATTCCTTCAAACTTGTGTGGCCTTTCCAATCTTCACATATTGGACCTCTCACACAATAACCTGTCTGGTCATATTCCCCGCTGTGTTGGTAACTTGAGTGGCTTGAAAACATCTTTATTCTCAGATAAAGATACATCATACCTTTACCAGGGAAAGTTGAAGGTAGTGGCAAAAGGAAGAGTGCAAGACTTCGATCCCACTCTCTATCTTGTTAATAGCCTAGATCTCTCAAACAATAACTTATCAGGTGAGATGCCGAGGGAGCTCACGAGCCTGATAAAGTTGTGGACCTTGAATTTATCCATGAATCATCTGACAGGAGTAATTCCATCAAGGATTGGGCGCATGGAGTCAATAGAAACTCTTGATTTGTCACTAAACCAGCTTTCAGGTTCCATTCCACAGAGTATGGTTTCATTGACATTCTTGAATCATCTAAACCTCTCATACAACAACTTGTCTGGGACAATCCCAACAGGCAACCAGTTTAACAGCCTGGTTGATCCATCAATATATGAAGGCAATGCCGCTCTTTGTGGTTATCCGTTGCCTGATTGCCAAGTCAATGGCGGAACTCCTCAGGGTCCGAGTGAAGGTGGAGAAGACGCTGGCTTTAAAATGTGGggtttcatcatcagcatggtGATCGGTTTCGTTATGGGGTTCTGGGGAGTTTGTGGGAGTT